From Paenibacillus sp. PK3_47, the proteins below share one genomic window:
- a CDS encoding ATP-binding protein encodes MTKKKLIGLIILFLVGLTGLRMLWFHIHPLPIPLQASQGVLDLRGSPFSENRIYTLKGQWEFHPGTLLAPDGSSLDDLSPAANGSYINVPGSWNEAQQQDSKSYSYATYRLRILTDQPNESFGIIMPRINSSSILYVNGLEKGRSGNPAETPQGYTARAVPYSVSFTADKGEAELVLLIADFDTGSGGILRPVLFGSAQAIHKERLFSTGMQLIVCIVLVLHAAYAIILYLISPRQKALLYFTLMVLCAILSILSDDDRLLMVWLPLDNGWSLKLLRLAYIGTFFFMLHLARSLLYPRVRFKWLRILNLMSAIFAGSLLAVPSSSAVFALLSHLYGILLIAVALGIFVIIYKSFMSYEDGTIFLLLAITSIFSSISWGVIKNNSTAGFSFYPLDLIIAFLGFATYWFRRYFWNAEQTARLAESLQRSIKQKDDFLANTSHELKNPLHGIMNIAEAVLTSEKDNLQAKNAEDLRLLITVGRRMSLLLNDLLDLSQLRESNIQLKMTSLRIQSLASGVLDMLRFMTGGKDIELRMDIPDNFPEVTGDEQRVIQILFNLLQNAVKYTEKGTVSVYAEVQRQTARIHIMDTGIGMDKETQIRVFEPYEQGDSGMTAMGGGIGLGLSISKGLVHLHGGSLSVSSSPGQGSIFTFTLQLAKGQTAAAEESVTQASAVPVPALDSYERNRDESAFQPASSLKPKVLAVDDDPVNLKVLHSLLSADHFEITAVSGGYEALQLLDADSWDLVISDVMMPVMSGYELTRRIRERFTVTELPVLLLTARNQPDDIYAGFLSEANDYVTKPVNAMELRMRARSLTDMKQSVTRQLRLEAAYLQAQIQPHFLFNTLNSISALASFDTARMSGLIDAFSSYLRLSFNFLNAEPLVPLERELELVRAYLYIEKERFEERLEIIWSLEHVGHVMLPPLTIQPLVENAVRHGIMNRAKGGHVEISVRQQKEGTQIIISDNGKGISGELLPELLAGSPDPERGIGILNTHKRLMRLYGSGLTIQSTVHEGTSVQFLIPFEPKKT; translated from the coding sequence ATGACTAAAAAAAAACTTATTGGATTAATCATACTCTTTCTAGTAGGCCTAACAGGTCTCCGTATGCTGTGGTTCCACATCCATCCGCTCCCGATTCCGCTTCAAGCCTCGCAAGGCGTATTGGATTTACGCGGCAGCCCGTTCTCAGAGAATAGAATCTACACCTTAAAGGGTCAATGGGAATTTCATCCCGGTACTCTGCTTGCTCCAGACGGTTCTTCCCTTGACGATCTCTCTCCGGCAGCAAACGGCAGCTATATCAACGTGCCGGGCAGCTGGAACGAAGCACAGCAGCAAGACAGCAAATCTTACAGCTATGCTACCTACCGTCTGCGGATTCTGACAGACCAGCCGAATGAGTCCTTCGGCATCATCATGCCCAGGATCAATTCTTCCTCCATCCTGTATGTTAACGGCCTGGAAAAGGGCCGTTCGGGGAACCCTGCCGAAACGCCGCAAGGCTACACAGCGAGGGCTGTGCCTTATTCGGTATCCTTCACCGCAGATAAAGGGGAGGCCGAGCTTGTTCTTCTGATTGCCGATTTTGACACCGGCTCGGGAGGCATTCTAAGACCGGTTTTGTTCGGAAGCGCGCAGGCGATACATAAGGAGCGCCTCTTCTCCACCGGGATGCAGCTTATAGTCTGCATTGTGCTGGTGCTCCACGCTGCATATGCCATCATTTTGTACCTGATCAGCCCGCGGCAAAAGGCACTGCTGTATTTCACTCTGATGGTGCTCTGTGCTATACTCAGCATTTTATCGGATGACGACAGACTGCTGATGGTCTGGCTGCCGCTCGACAACGGCTGGTCGCTAAAACTCCTGCGTCTGGCTTATATCGGCACCTTTTTCTTCATGCTGCATCTTGCCAGATCCCTGCTTTACCCGCGGGTACGCTTCAAATGGCTGCGGATTCTCAACTTGATGTCTGCAATATTCGCCGGTTCACTGCTTGCAGTCCCCAGCAGCAGCGCCGTCTTTGCACTACTGAGCCATCTGTACGGTATTCTGCTGATCGCAGTAGCTCTCGGTATCTTCGTTATCATCTATAAATCCTTTATGAGCTATGAGGACGGCACCATCTTTTTGCTCCTGGCAATCACCAGTATTTTCAGCAGCATCTCCTGGGGAGTCATCAAAAATAACAGCACTGCAGGATTCAGCTTCTATCCTTTAGATCTGATCATAGCTTTTTTGGGCTTTGCCACTTACTGGTTCAGGCGTTATTTCTGGAATGCAGAGCAGACGGCCCGGCTGGCTGAAAGTCTCCAGCGCAGTATTAAACAAAAGGATGATTTTCTGGCCAACACCTCACATGAGCTTAAGAATCCGCTGCACGGCATTATGAATATTGCAGAAGCTGTACTAACCAGCGAAAAAGACAATTTACAGGCCAAAAATGCCGAGGACCTGCGGCTGCTCATCACTGTAGGACGCCGGATGTCCCTGCTGCTGAATGATCTGCTGGATTTATCACAGCTGCGTGAGAGCAATATCCAATTGAAAATGACCAGTCTGCGTATACAATCCCTGGCTTCCGGAGTACTGGATATGCTGCGCTTTATGACTGGCGGCAAAGATATTGAGCTCAGGATGGATATACCGGATAACTTTCCTGAGGTAACCGGTGATGAACAAAGAGTGATTCAAATTCTGTTCAATCTGCTGCAGAATGCCGTTAAATATACAGAAAAGGGTACTGTCAGTGTATATGCAGAGGTTCAGCGGCAGACTGCCCGGATACATATTATGGATACCGGAATCGGTATGGACAAAGAAACACAGATCCGGGTGTTTGAGCCTTATGAGCAGGGCGATTCCGGCATGACTGCCATGGGAGGGGGCATCGGCCTCGGCCTCAGTATCAGCAAAGGGCTCGTACACCTGCACGGCGGAAGCTTAAGCGTGTCTTCCAGTCCGGGCCAAGGTTCCATATTCACCTTTACGCTGCAGCTGGCTAAGGGACAGACAGCTGCGGCTGAAGAATCTGTAACCCAGGCTTCCGCGGTTCCGGTTCCGGCTTTGGACTCCTATGAGCGGAACCGGGATGAATCTGCATTCCAACCGGCTTCCTCATTGAAGCCCAAAGTTCTCGCCGTGGATGATGATCCTGTGAACCTGAAAGTGCTGCACAGCCTTCTATCCGCAGATCACTTCGAGATTACAGCGGTGTCCGGCGGATATGAAGCGCTGCAGCTTCTGGATGCGGACTCTTGGGATCTGGTTATTTCGGATGTTATGATGCCGGTTATGTCGGGCTATGAGCTTACCCGGCGGATCCGCGAACGGTTCACGGTCACAGAGCTCCCGGTGCTGCTTCTCACAGCCCGTAACCAGCCGGATGATATTTATGCCGGCTTTCTCTCAGAAGCCAATGACTATGTGACTAAGCCGGTGAACGCTATGGAATTGCGGATGCGGGCGCGCTCTTTAACAGACATGAAGCAATCCGTCACCCGGCAGCTCCGCCTGGAGGCCGCTTATCTGCAGGCACAGATCCAGCCGCATTTCTTGTTCAATACGTTGAACTCCATCTCTGCCCTGGCCTCTTTTGATACCGCAAGAATGAGCGGCCTGATTGATGCCTTCAGCTCCTACCTGCGGTTAAGCTTCAACTTTCTAAATGCCGAGCCTCTGGTGCCCCTTGAACGTGAACTGGAGCTGGTCAGGGCGTATCTGTATATTGAAAAAGAGCGCTTCGAAGAGCGTCTTGAAATCATCTGGTCGCTGGAACACGTTGGTCATGTGATGCTTCCTCCGCTGACCATTCAGCCGCTCGTGGAGAATGCGGTCCGCCACGGCATTATGAACCGGGCCAAAGGCGGCCATGTTGAAATCTCCGTCAGGCAGCAGAAAGAGGGAACTCAAATTATCATTTCTGATAACGGAAAAGGGATAAGCGGAGAGCTTTTGCCGGAACTGCTTGCCGGATCTCCGGACCCGGAGCGGGGGATCGGGATTCTGAACACCCACAAACGGCTTATGCGTCTGTACGGCAGCGGCCTGACGATCCAAAGTACTGTTCACGAGGGGACTTCCGTCCAATTTCTGATTCCCTTCGAACCAAAGAAAACTTGA
- a CDS encoding sigma-70 family RNA polymerase sigma factor produces the protein MEETEWISAVLSGQHQAFGHLVDRYQGMVYRVCIKITGEAESAKDMTQEVFIKAYKALPSFRGQSSFSTWLYRIAYRTCLDWKRANDREWRHRSTADYTENDLVTTLTPEQEALRKEATQELGDNLNSLTEPYRSVVQLYYFQRQSYQEIAEQKGISVKTVESQLYRARQMMRKSGEEWR, from the coding sequence TTGGAAGAGACGGAATGGATTTCTGCCGTGCTGAGCGGTCAGCACCAGGCTTTCGGGCATCTGGTTGACCGGTATCAGGGCATGGTGTACAGAGTATGCATCAAAATTACGGGAGAAGCCGAGTCGGCCAAGGATATGACCCAGGAAGTCTTTATCAAAGCTTACAAGGCACTCCCCTCCTTCAGAGGGCAATCCTCATTCTCCACCTGGCTCTACCGTATTGCTTACAGGACATGTCTGGACTGGAAACGGGCGAACGACAGGGAATGGCGGCACCGCAGTACAGCGGACTACACGGAGAATGATCTGGTAACCACGCTTACCCCGGAGCAGGAAGCGCTGCGTAAGGAAGCGACACAGGAGTTGGGCGATAATCTGAACAGTCTCACGGAACCGTACCGGTCGGTCGTGCAGCTGTATTATTTTCAGCGCCAGTCCTACCAGGAAATTGCCGAACAAAAAGGAATATCAGTCAAGACAGTCGAATCGCAGCTCTACAGAGCCAGACAGATGATGCGCAAAAGCGGGGAGGAATGGCGATGA
- a CDS encoding zf-HC2 domain-containing protein, which translates to MNCATVKEWMPHYIDGLLSPDMEFNIRLHIEACPDCALWLEEARELAQLWNDMESGQEPIEMCEIPDISVHVMSQIEQLEAGRRERAVPETAARRRTAPRTSWMHYGLAVCLTFILLQLGVFENLAYGISEINGQMSTSVSGWFGPQGEQ; encoded by the coding sequence ATGAACTGTGCAACAGTAAAGGAATGGATGCCGCATTATATTGATGGACTGCTGTCTCCTGACATGGAGTTTAATATCCGTCTGCACATCGAAGCTTGTCCTGATTGCGCATTATGGCTGGAAGAAGCGAGAGAGCTCGCACAGCTGTGGAATGACATGGAGAGTGGACAAGAACCTATAGAGATGTGCGAAATACCGGATATTTCCGTACATGTGATGTCTCAAATTGAACAGCTCGAAGCCGGGCGCAGAGAGCGGGCCGTTCCGGAGACAGCGGCAAGACGCCGCACCGCTCCGCGAACTTCTTGGATGCATTACGGCCTTGCGGTTTGCCTGACTTTCATCCTGCTGCAGCTGGGGGTCTTTGAGAATCTGGCCTACGGCATCAGCGAAATCAACGGACAGATGTCGACCTCCGTCTCCGGATGGTTTGGTCCGCAGGGGGAGCAATAA
- a CDS encoding DUF4097 family beta strand repeat-containing protein, whose translation MMGRWKIGSFTAAIGCIVLGVVIVLAQYDVVTYDALGYVWPALLILFGLEMLLRLFIKSEVKSRVSGWAIVLIIVLVAASGAQTVVSGGALGSIFGKTHLVPVEAAVEVKPEIKNVKVSLPNGKIRVEGTEGAVLEYQGELELPGSTESDAVQALEQKWKVSADGDTLLLELNGESQWWENIHIGINMKDPYLNLSIPRNLAVEIDTGNGSVEASSLDAGIEIDTSNGTMDIHDIAGGVDAHTSNGTLAVRNVQGEVELVSSNGAMTLENIDGPLEAKSSNGKITVNSPVTGEWDVKSSNGKITVSLPAATDATITAETSNGSLKGNVAWNRDGDNDGTAVLGSGTHDVSLSTSNGAVTVDTAE comes from the coding sequence ATGATGGGGAGATGGAAGATCGGCAGCTTTACTGCAGCGATAGGCTGCATCGTACTCGGGGTAGTTATAGTCCTGGCCCAGTATGATGTCGTTACTTATGATGCTCTGGGCTATGTTTGGCCTGCGCTGCTCATTTTGTTCGGTCTCGAAATGCTGCTCAGGCTGTTCATCAAGTCGGAAGTCAAAAGCCGTGTCAGCGGCTGGGCAATTGTGCTGATTATCGTGCTGGTTGCTGCCAGCGGAGCCCAGACGGTAGTTTCGGGGGGAGCGCTCGGCAGTATTTTCGGCAAGACACATCTTGTTCCGGTTGAAGCTGCTGTGGAAGTAAAGCCGGAGATCAAGAATGTCAAGGTGTCTTTGCCTAACGGAAAAATCAGAGTTGAAGGAACCGAAGGTGCTGTGCTTGAATATCAGGGGGAGCTGGAGCTTCCCGGCAGCACGGAGAGCGATGCAGTACAGGCGCTGGAACAAAAGTGGAAGGTGTCGGCAGATGGCGATACGCTGCTGCTTGAGCTGAACGGCGAGTCCCAATGGTGGGAGAATATTCACATTGGGATCAATATGAAAGATCCGTATTTAAACCTTAGCATCCCGCGCAATCTGGCAGTAGAAATTGACACGGGGAACGGTTCGGTGGAAGCCTCTTCCCTGGATGCAGGGATTGAGATTGATACAAGCAACGGTACGATGGATATCCATGATATTGCCGGCGGTGTAGATGCGCATACCAGCAACGGTACACTGGCTGTACGGAATGTGCAGGGGGAAGTAGAGCTGGTCAGCTCTAACGGTGCTATGACACTGGAGAATATCGACGGACCGCTGGAGGCCAAGAGCAGCAACGGCAAAATTACAGTGAACTCGCCGGTTACAGGTGAATGGGATGTTAAATCCAGTAATGGCAAGATTACGGTCAGCCTGCCGGCAGCGACAGATGCCACAATCACTGCCGAGACCAGCAACGGCTCGCTGAAGGGCAATGTAGCCTGGAACCGTGACGGCGATAACGACGGAACCGCGGTGCTCGGCAGCGGAACTCATGATGTATCTTTATCTACCAGCAATGGTGCTGTAACAGTGGATACAGCCGAATAA
- a CDS encoding aldo/keto reductase, which translates to MQYTKLGKSGLKVSRLCLGTMNFGPITDEKEAFRIMDAALDAGVNFFDTANVYGWGENSGLTETIIGRWFKQGGGRREKVVLATKVYGAMSDKLDGPNDEGGLSSYIIRRHLEGSLQRLQTDHIELYQMHHIDRSVSWDELWGAFELAVNQGKIGYVGSSNFAGWDIAVAQQEAKARGFLGLVSEQHKYSLTCRLPELEVLPASQNLGLGVIPWSPLDGGLLGRNALKKIEGSRSGGNAERVEQYKSQLEAFADLSRELGEPQDNIALAWLIANPAVTAPIIGPRTLEQFESALRCLDVVLDESVLARLDEIFPGPGGAAPKAYAW; encoded by the coding sequence GTGCAATACACGAAGCTTGGAAAGTCCGGACTTAAGGTGAGCCGGCTGTGTCTGGGAACGATGAATTTTGGACCGATTACCGATGAAAAAGAGGCCTTCCGCATTATGGATGCGGCCCTGGATGCCGGAGTTAATTTTTTTGACACCGCTAACGTTTACGGGTGGGGCGAAAACTCAGGGCTGACGGAGACAATTATCGGCCGCTGGTTCAAGCAGGGCGGGGGCCGCCGGGAAAAGGTCGTGCTTGCGACCAAAGTCTACGGCGCCATGAGCGATAAACTCGATGGTCCCAATGATGAAGGCGGTCTCTCCTCCTACATTATCCGCCGCCATCTTGAAGGCTCGCTGCAGCGCCTGCAAACGGATCACATCGAGCTGTACCAGATGCACCATATTGACCGCAGCGTATCCTGGGACGAGCTGTGGGGCGCATTCGAGCTTGCTGTGAATCAGGGCAAGATCGGTTATGTCGGCTCCAGCAACTTCGCCGGCTGGGATATTGCCGTGGCCCAGCAGGAAGCGAAAGCCCGCGGATTCCTGGGTCTTGTATCCGAGCAGCATAAATACAGCCTGACCTGCCGGCTGCCGGAGCTGGAAGTGCTTCCTGCTTCGCAGAATCTCGGCCTCGGCGTCATTCCCTGGAGCCCGCTCGACGGCGGACTGCTTGGCCGCAATGCGCTTAAAAAAATCGAAGGCAGCCGCAGCGGCGGCAACGCTGAGCGTGTTGAGCAGTACAAGAGCCAGCTTGAGGCCTTTGCTGATCTAAGCCGTGAGCTCGGTGAGCCGCAGGATAATATCGCTCTTGCCTGGCTGATTGCGAATCCGGCTGTCACTGCGCCGATTATCGGGCCGCGTACACTGGAGCAGTTCGAAAGCGCGCTGCGCTGCCTTGACGTAGTTCTGGACGAGTCGGTGCTGGCCCGTCTGGATGAAATCTTTCCCGGCCCCGGCGGTGCTGCACCTAAAGCTTACGCCTGGTAA
- the leuB gene encoding 3-isopropylmalate dehydrogenase, which produces MSEVKKIAVIAGDGIGPEVVAEAEKVLRKAEELFGYTFETEHALFGGIAIDERGTPLPEDTLEICRSADAVLLGAVGGPKWDNNPKELRPETGLLGIRKALGLFSNLRPAVVFDCLKDASTLKPEVLEGTDLMVVRELTGGIYFGDKLRRQGEQGEEAVDTCVYNVTEVERIVRQAFEIAGKRRNKLASVDKANVLETSRLWREVVNRIAPEYPQVELEHVLVDNCAMQLLRRPSSFDVIVTENMFGDILSDEAAMLTGSIGMLASASLGEGSYGLYEPVHGSAPDIAGQGLANPIATILSLALMFRMTFGYEDAAAAIEAAVAEVLDAGHRTSDIAVDKSKAISTTEMGDLIVAAIRKA; this is translated from the coding sequence ATGAGCGAGGTTAAGAAGATTGCAGTAATCGCCGGAGACGGAATCGGACCTGAAGTTGTAGCAGAAGCGGAAAAAGTACTGAGAAAAGCGGAAGAGCTGTTCGGATACACTTTTGAAACAGAACATGCACTGTTCGGCGGAATCGCAATCGACGAGCGCGGTACACCGCTGCCTGAGGATACGCTGGAGATCTGCCGCAGTGCGGATGCGGTTCTGCTGGGAGCCGTCGGCGGTCCGAAGTGGGACAACAACCCGAAGGAGCTGAGACCGGAGACAGGGCTGCTGGGGATCCGCAAAGCACTGGGGCTGTTCTCCAATCTGCGTCCGGCTGTAGTGTTTGACTGCCTGAAGGATGCCTCCACGCTGAAACCGGAAGTGCTGGAAGGCACTGACCTTATGGTAGTACGGGAATTGACAGGCGGTATTTATTTCGGAGACAAGCTGCGCCGCCAAGGTGAGCAGGGAGAAGAAGCAGTCGACACCTGCGTATACAATGTAACTGAAGTTGAGCGTATTGTACGCCAGGCTTTTGAAATTGCCGGCAAACGCCGCAACAAGCTGGCCAGCGTTGACAAAGCCAATGTTCTGGAAACTTCCCGCCTGTGGCGTGAGGTAGTGAACAGAATTGCTCCGGAATATCCGCAGGTAGAGCTGGAGCATGTGCTGGTCGATAACTGCGCCATGCAGCTGCTGCGCCGTCCTTCCAGCTTTGATGTTATTGTTACCGAGAACATGTTCGGTGATATCCTGAGTGATGAAGCGGCTATGCTGACTGGCTCCATCGGGATGCTGGCATCCGCTTCGCTTGGCGAAGGCAGCTACGGCCTGTACGAGCCGGTGCACGGTTCTGCACCTGATATTGCCGGACAGGGCCTGGCCAATCCTATTGCTACGATCCTCTCCCTTGCGCTGATGTTCCGCATGACCTTCGGATACGAGGATGCTGCAGCTGCAATTGAGGCTGCTGTGGCTGAAGTACTGGATGCCGGTCACCGCACCAGCGATATTGCTGTTGATAAGAGCAAAGCGATCAGCACGACTGAAATGGGCGATCTGATTGTAGCAGCGATCCGCAAAGCGTAA
- a CDS encoding peroxiredoxin, whose protein sequence is MAERLVGKQAPDFIMETVSGDGKEFGRASLTDYRGKWLVLFFYPLDFTFVCPTEITALSEAAADFAALDTEILGVSVDSVHSHKAWINTPRDMNGLGRINFPLASDITKKAAGDYGVLIEEEGVALRGLFIIDPDGELKYEVVNHNDVGRSVEETLRVLQALQSGGLCAMNWKPGDKNL, encoded by the coding sequence ATGGCAGAACGCCTGGTAGGTAAACAAGCTCCTGATTTTATTATGGAAACAGTGTCCGGCGACGGCAAGGAATTCGGCAGGGCAAGCCTGACGGATTACCGCGGTAAATGGCTTGTATTATTCTTTTATCCGCTTGATTTCACATTTGTATGCCCTACGGAAATTACGGCTTTGAGCGAGGCTGCGGCTGATTTTGCGGCACTCGACACTGAAATACTCGGGGTGAGCGTGGATTCAGTCCACAGCCACAAGGCATGGATTAATACACCGCGGGATATGAACGGTCTTGGCCGGATCAACTTTCCTTTAGCTTCGGATATCACCAAGAAAGCGGCTGGTGATTACGGCGTGCTGATTGAAGAAGAGGGCGTAGCGCTGCGCGGGTTGTTCATTATCGATCCCGACGGCGAATTGAAGTATGAAGTTGTCAATCATAACGATGTAGGCCGCAGCGTAGAAGAAACGCTTCGTGTGCTGCAAGCCCTGCAATCGGGCGGACTGTGCGCAATGAACTGGAAACCGGGTGACAAGAACCTGTAA
- a CDS encoding ATP-binding protein — protein sequence MISQYQESLLLPARTFQSASMDTTYEDVLEHIDSGILLFDEEGVLTFVNKQMYGMLELGRHSLLGCTVAHLLSHIQLNRFKRKQVLRSYRELVQKGKSSYEFVDEYGRYWRVSLSCGEQMKGNYLVTLKEISDYKLIEQTAYQNDSLAMLGKLSASIAHEIRNPLTAIRGFIQLLNPHLHQLGKEEYGKIILAEIDRANDIIHEFLTSSKPSVPQVGMIPVSALLKEVVLLTESEALMKGCQINLHPLQGDMIISGDIKQMKQVVLNMIRNAMEAITERSDDLTGRIEVGARREGAEVRIFISDNGKGMDICTLDRLFNPFFTTKENGTGLGLSVSDRIIKNHGGCISVSSRVNEGTRFVISLPLIQ from the coding sequence GTGATAAGCCAATATCAGGAAAGCCTGCTGTTGCCGGCAAGAACGTTTCAATCCGCCTCCATGGACACAACATATGAGGATGTACTGGAACATATTGACAGCGGTATATTGCTTTTTGATGAAGAGGGAGTTCTTACTTTTGTAAATAAGCAGATGTATGGCATGCTGGAACTTGGCCGCCATTCTCTGCTGGGATGCACGGTGGCTCACTTGCTGTCACATATTCAGCTTAACCGATTCAAGCGGAAGCAGGTGCTGCGCAGCTACCGTGAGTTGGTCCAGAAGGGAAAGTCCAGCTATGAATTTGTAGATGAATACGGCCGGTATTGGCGTGTTTCCTTAAGCTGCGGGGAGCAGATGAAGGGAAACTATCTGGTTACTCTCAAAGAGATCTCCGATTATAAGCTGATTGAGCAGACGGCTTATCAGAATGACAGTCTGGCCATGCTCGGCAAGCTGTCCGCTTCCATCGCTCACGAGATTCGTAATCCGCTCACTGCAATCCGCGGTTTTATCCAGCTGCTGAATCCCCATCTGCATCAGCTCGGCAAGGAAGAGTACGGCAAGATTATACTGGCTGAAATAGACCGTGCCAATGACATTATTCATGAATTTCTGACTTCCTCCAAACCTTCGGTTCCCCAGGTCGGCATGATTCCGGTTTCGGCTCTGCTTAAGGAAGTTGTCCTGCTTACAGAGAGCGAGGCCCTGATGAAGGGCTGCCAAATTAATCTTCATCCGCTTCAAGGGGATATGATTATTTCAGGCGACATCAAGCAGATGAAACAGGTCGTCCTGAATATGATAAGAAATGCGATGGAAGCGATTACAGAGAGGTCCGACGATTTGACCGGCCGAATTGAGGTGGGGGCGCGCAGGGAAGGCGCAGAGGTCCGCATCTTTATATCTGACAACGGCAAAGGAATGGATATTTGCACACTGGACAGGTTGTTCAATCCCTTCTTTACCACCAAGGAGAACGGCACAGGTCTTGGACTCTCTGTCAGCGACCGGATCATCAAGAATCATGGCGGCTGCATCTCGGTCAGCAGCAGAGTAAATGAGGGGACACGCTTTGTCATCTCCCTGCCGCTGATCCAGTAG
- a CDS encoding leucyl aminopeptidase, whose protein sequence is MNIEWSSGSPAAGLTGDALCIIVSEKELEDGSLPDSLKKQIEPLKHSGLFAGKLNQIYTLPGGSLSRIPVWIVAGSGSGAVGSEELRVLAAQVARTALRLKAARLVLQVPDQLLAADEGTAAQALAEGLVLGAYRRKQYKLEQPSSPEMASVVFLTETQAEAAVETAWSRGIKRGIAFGEATNLARELTNLPGNLLTPSELAKAAIEVAERHGMPAEVLDEREIELKGMGGLLAVGKGSIHPPRMIVIRYQGAQEWEKVTGIIGKGITFDTGGISLKRAPGMEDMISDMGGAAAVLGVMEALGRLRPEINVVMVIPSAENMPSANAFKPGDVVTSLSGRTIEILNTDAEGRVVLGDALTYAGEWGAERLIDVATLTGAVVSILGDAATGAVTNDEPFMQELMAASELSGEKIWQLPVFPEYREMLKSEVADIRNAAGRFAGATTAGLFIGEFAEGRPWIHLDIAGTAFLSKERGVNPRGASGVMVRTLLEYLLRIPDHK, encoded by the coding sequence GTGAATATAGAGTGGAGCAGCGGCAGCCCGGCTGCCGGTTTGACAGGCGATGCCTTATGTATTATTGTTTCCGAAAAAGAATTGGAGGACGGCAGTCTCCCGGATAGCTTGAAGAAGCAGATAGAGCCCCTGAAGCATAGCGGGCTTTTTGCAGGCAAGCTGAATCAGATATATACACTGCCTGGCGGGAGCCTGTCCCGGATTCCGGTATGGATTGTTGCCGGAAGCGGCAGCGGTGCTGTGGGCAGTGAAGAGCTTAGAGTACTTGCAGCTCAAGTGGCCCGGACTGCACTGCGGCTGAAAGCCGCCAGGCTGGTGCTGCAGGTGCCGGATCAATTACTGGCCGCAGATGAAGGGACGGCTGCCCAGGCGCTCGCAGAAGGGCTGGTGCTGGGCGCTTACCGCCGCAAGCAGTATAAGCTGGAGCAGCCTTCTTCTCCAGAGATGGCTTCGGTTGTGTTCCTCACGGAGACCCAGGCTGAAGCTGCAGTGGAGACGGCCTGGTCCCGGGGGATCAAGCGGGGCATTGCCTTTGGTGAGGCCACGAACCTGGCGCGGGAATTAACCAATCTGCCCGGCAATCTGCTTACTCCCTCTGAGCTGGCCAAAGCGGCCATAGAGGTTGCTGAACGTCACGGGATGCCTGCCGAAGTACTGGACGAACGTGAGATTGAGCTCAAGGGAATGGGCGGCCTGCTGGCGGTCGGCAAGGGCAGCATCCATCCGCCGCGGATGATCGTTATCCGCTATCAGGGAGCCCAGGAATGGGAGAAGGTTACCGGGATTATCGGTAAAGGGATTACTTTTGACACCGGCGGCATTTCTCTCAAACGAGCGCCCGGCATGGAGGACATGATCAGTGATATGGGCGGTGCGGCGGCTGTGCTCGGCGTTATGGAGGCGCTGGGCAGATTGCGTCCGGAGATTAATGTGGTGATGGTGATCCCTTCAGCAGAGAATATGCCCTCAGCGAATGCTTTCAAGCCGGGTGATGTTGTTACTTCACTGAGCGGCCGAACGATTGAAATACTGAATACAGATGCTGAAGGAAGAGTTGTTCTTGGAGATGCGCTCACCTATGCCGGAGAATGGGGGGCAGAGCGGCTGATTGATGTAGCTACGCTTACAGGTGCTGTAGTGTCCATTCTGGGGGATGCGGCAACGGGGGCGGTAACAAATGACGAGCCGTTCATGCAGGAGCTTATGGCGGCTTCTGAATTGTCAGGTGAGAAAATTTGGCAGCTTCCGGTTTTCCCTGAATACCGCGAGATGCTGAAAAGCGAGGTTGCTGATATCCGCAATGCAGCGGGAAGATTTGCCGGGGCTACAACCGCCGGATTATTTATCGGTGAGTTCGCCGAAGGCAGGCCTTGGATTCATCTGGACATTGCCGGAACGGCGTTTCTTTCCAAGGAGCGCGGTGTGAACCCGCGGGGAGCATCCGGTGTCATGGTCCGCACATTGCTTGAATATTTGCTGCGTATTCCTGATCATAAATGA
- a CDS encoding FeoB-associated Cys-rich membrane protein yields MIINILIVSAVFGYSGWMIYRHVQKGKEGACAGCDKSKTCAAASMDSPFSSCRGSADSKV; encoded by the coding sequence ATGATCATAAATATTCTGATTGTCTCGGCAGTGTTCGGGTATTCCGGCTGGATGATTTACCGTCATGTCCAGAAGGGCAAGGAGGGCGCCTGTGCAGGCTGTGACAAAAGCAAAACCTGTGCTGCTGCGTCGATGGATTCTCCGTTTTCCTCATGCAGAGGATCCGCGGACAGCAAGGTTTAA